One window of the Rosa rugosa chromosome 3, drRosRugo1.1, whole genome shotgun sequence genome contains the following:
- the LOC133740967 gene encoding small nuclear ribonucleoprotein SmD3b → MSRSLGIPVKLLHEASGHIVTVELKSGELYRGSMVECEDNWNCQLESITYTAKDGKVSQLEHVFIRGSKVRFMVIPDMLKNAPMFKRLDARIKGKGASLGVGRGRAVAMRAKAQAAGRGTAGRGVVPPVRR, encoded by the exons aTGAGCAGAAGCTTGGGAATTCCGGTGAAGCTTCTTCACGAGGCGTCAGGGCACATCGTGACGGTGGAGCTCAAAAGTGGCGAGCTTTACAGAGGAAGCATGGTCGAGTGTGAGGACAACTGGAACTGTCAGCTTGAGAGCATCACCTACACCGCCAAG GATGGGAAAGTTTCACAACTTGAGCATGTCTTCATTCGAGGGAGCAAAGTGAG GTTTATGGTCATTCCAGACATGCTGAAGAATGCTCCAATGTTTAAACGTCTAGATGCTAGAATCAAG GGTAAGGGTGCTTCACTTGGAGTTGGCCGAGGTAGAGCTGTTGCAATGCGGGCCAAA GCTCAAGCTGCTGGTCGTGGAACAGCTGGTAGAGGAGTTGTGCCACCGGTACGGAGGTAA
- the LOC133740966 gene encoding BTB/POZ domain-containing protein At2g30600, with protein MEKKFLTVAPFECAWRNDLKFREAGRGCVAFEAFAHNDVTLVFRENVGSQHYHYKKDNCPHYTVILGSHRNRRLKIEVDGKTVVDVEGVGLCSSSAFQSYWISICDGLISIGKGRYPFQNLVFQWLDSNPNCSVRYVGLSSWDKHVGYRNVSVLPLTHNHISLWKNLDCKEYMHEEAGEEELEDERTGGLENFLESWELSDVLFVVGPEERHVPAHKPILAASGNFPISSEDVLHLKGITYPVLHALLEYIYTGRTQISESQLSSLRALGLQFEVISLVKQCEESMERFKLNKKLFDSGKCVELSYPCSRPQCWTAFPFGVPINVLRLRQLHSTNKYSDVNIYIEGHGLIAQSHKIILSLWSLPFAKMFTNGMCETISSEVLLRDISPEAFQALLEFMYSGELNLEATMDSGALLLQLFLLADQFGVTLLHQECCKMLLECLSEDSVCLMLQVISSIPSCQLIEETCETNFSMHFDYCTTASIDFVLLDDATFRNIIQHPDLTVTSEEKVLNAILMWGAKAKEVCGWEVVDEMMTYSTAEALFGDRLQTVNDLLPLVRFVLLPLSLLEKLQKNNISRHMSMFNNLVKEAINYIEHGLTRPENEHNLRIQHRRSSYKELQYICDGDSNGVLYFAGTSYGKHQWVNPVLAKRITITASSPPSRFTDPKVLVSRSYQGTSFAGPQIEDGRNNTWWMVDIGADHQLICNYYTLRHDGSRAHMRYWNFQGSLDGKTWTNLRVHENDQTICKPGQFASWPVTGPNALLPFRFFRVVLTGPTMDASNPWNFCICFLELYGYFH; from the exons ATGGAGAAGAAGTTCCTTACGGTGGCGCCTTTCGAGTGCGCTTGGCGAAATGATTTGAAGTTCCGGGAAGCTGGGAGGGGCTGCGTGGCTTTTGAAGCGTTTGCTCACAATGATGTCACGCTGGTGTTCCGGGAGAACGTGGGAAGTCAGCACTATCATTACAAGAAAGATAATTGTCCTCACTACACTGTCATTTTGGGTAGTCATAGGAATAGGCGGTTGAAAATTGAGGTGGATGGGAAAACTGTGGTGGATGTGGAGGGTGTTGGTCTCTGTTCTTCCTCTGCATTTCAGAGCTATTGGATCAGTATCTGTGATGGTTTGATCAGtattggcaagggaaggtaccCTTTTCAGAATCTTGTCTTTCAGTGGCTAGATTCGAATCCGAATTGTAGTGTTCGTTATGTTGGCCTTAGTAGTTGGGATAAACATGTTGGGTATAGGAATGTCAGTGTATTACCTTTAACTCACAACCATATATCCTTGTGGAAGAATTTGGATTGCAAGGAGTACATGCATGAGGAAGCTGGCGAAGAGGAGTTGGAGGATGAACGAACCGGGGGGCTTGAAAATTTTCTTGAGAGCTGGGAACTATCTGATGTTCTTTTCGTTGTTGGTCCAGAAGAAAGGCATGTACCAGCTCACAAGCCTATTTTGGCAGCATCTGGGAATTTCCCTATATCATCAGAAGACGTTCTCCACCTAAAGGGGATAACTTACCCCGTTCTCCATGCTCTACTTGAATATATTTACACAGGTCGAACCCAG ATTTCAGAATCGCAGCTTAGTTCCTTGAGAGCTCTAGGTTTACAATTCGAAGTGATTTCATTAGTGAAGCAATGCGAGGAGTCCATGGAAAGATTCAAGCTAAATAAAAAGCTGTTTGACTCGGGCAAATGTGTAGAATTATCATACCCATGCAGTAGGCCACAGTGTTGGACAGCCTTCCCGTTTGGAGTTCCCATCAATGTCCTGAGGCTTAGGCAATTGCATTCAACTAACAAGTACAGTGATGTTAACATCTATATTGAAGGTCATGGCCTTATTGCCCAGTCGCATAAAATTATTCTCAGTTTATGGAGTCTCCCATTTGCAAAG ATGTTCACAAATGGAATGTGTGAAACAATTTCCTCAGAGGTTCTTTTGAGAGACATATCACCAGAAGCGTTTCAAGCTTTGCTTGAGTTCATGTATAGTGGGGAACTCAATTTAGAAGCTACCATGGATTCTGGTGCCTTGTTACTCCAACTTTTTCTGTTGGCTGATCAATTTGGAGTCACTCTTCTTCATCAGGAATGCTGCAAAATGCTTTTAGAATGCCTATCAGAG GACTCGGTCTGTCTGATGCTTCAAGTGATTTCATCAATTCCCTCATGTCAACTTATTGAAGAAACTTGTGAGACGAACTTTTCTATGCACTTTGACTATTGCACAACTGCAAGCATTGACTTCGTTTTGTTAGATGATGCAACCTTTAGAAATATCATTCAG CATCCAGATTTGACTGTAACATCTGAAGAGAAGGTTCTCAATGCAATCTTAATGTGGGGTGCGAAAGCAAAGGAAGTGTGTGGTTGGGAGGTGGTGGATGAGATGATGACATATTCAACCGCAGAAGCTCTTTTTGGGGATAGGCTGCAGACAGTAAATGACCTTCTACCACTTGTTCGATTTGTGCTGCTGCCTTTGTCCTTGCTTGAGAAG TTACAGAAGAACAACATTAGCAGGCATATGTCTATGTTTAATAACCTT GTCAAGGAGGCCATCAATTATATCGAGCATGGATTGACAAGACCGGAAAACGAGCACAA CCTGAGAATCCAACATAGGCGATCTAGTTATAAGGAGCTCCAGTACATATGTGATGGGGACAGCAATGGAGTCCTGTACTTTGCAGGTACATCATATGGAAAACATCAGTGGGTTAATCCTGTTCTGGCGAAG AGAATTACAATTACAGCTAGCAGTCCCCCTTCTAGGTTCACTGATCCCAAGGTTTTGGTCTCAAGATCTTACCAG GGAACATCCTTCGCTGGGCCACAGATTGAAGATGGGCGGAATAACACCTGGTGGATGGTCGACATTGGTGCAGATCATCAG CTGATTTGCAACTACTACACCTTGAGACATGATGGCTCCAGAGCACACATGAGATATTGGAATTTCCAG GGATCTCTGGATGGGAAGACGTGGACAAATCTGAGAGTACACGAGAATGACCAAACTATATGCAAGCCGGGGCAGTTCGCATCATGGCCAGTTACAGGACCAAATGCTCTACTTCCGTTCAGATTCTTTAGGGTTGTTCTGACTGGACCTACAATGGATGCTTCAAACCCTTGGAATTTCTGCATTTGCTTTTTAGAACTCTATGGCTACTTCCACTAA